In the genome of Candidatus Bipolaricaulota bacterium, the window CTCCCGATGGATACGGAGACCTCCTTACCAAGGGTAGCGCAGAGTGCACGGTAGCGGGTGAGAATAGCATCATCCGCCGTCGGAGCGAGTAACACCCTGAGGATGCGGGAGAGGAGTTCCTCCGGCGCAGGGACCCTCCCGCCGGCGGCACGCACGCTCGTCGCGCCCGGGTACGGGACCCGATCCAGGTTCACCCCGATCCCGAGGATCATCGTCCCGTCCGCCTCCTCGATCAGGACCCCGGCGATCTTCTTCCCGTCCACCGTGACGTCGTTCGGCCACTTGAGCCGCGCCGCGATTCCACAGCCGGAGAGCGCTTCCGCCACCGCCACCCCGGCGCGCAGCGGAAGAAGCGGATCCGGG includes:
- a CDS encoding biotin--[acetyl-CoA-carboxylase] ligase; the protein is MPQIRSLSINGHELRLLRYGRVDSTQRIARGLPVGTVVIADSQTAGHGRYGREWVSPPGGLYTSIVLAPDPLLPLRAGVAVAEALSGCGIAARLKWPNDVTVDGKKIAGVLIEEADGTMILGIGVNLDRVPYPGATSVRAAGGRVPAPEELLSRILRVLLAPTADDAILTRYRALCATLGKEVSVSIGRGLIRGRAVGIEPDGALIVSTAAGARRIASGECRHLYGRDTRSS